A single genomic interval of uncultured Desulfobulbus sp. harbors:
- the mshL gene encoding pilus (MSHA type) biogenesis protein MshL: MRINKFFGVICLALTVPALVSCGAKKGAHSDGDASKKSVVTPIAAAPPVKPAQLPVRFQSPSYVAALDTKSAPLLGEEGEDYQIKVGATIRSTGGPLMLVEVMKRLASLKGMTVSWASDVDQTTLVDVDIAASDNFFDAIANLLRQADYFHEINGKTIVIRNKATKVYQIGIPAMKGGYSTNVGGNFLSNKDAASGAEGTVKITSPENNFNVWESIETNLKKILQIAAEERQEIQASVEAANAARTAATPDVAAKGANAPAPAPAAASSRKGPHTSAANYAKDGGYYVIDKNIGLITVTAKPSLLRTVDNYISNLKRSMYQQVNIEAKIIEVYLQDNSKIGLNWDDLLGGDKSLSTTFSFGDAGQVYPHANTPGTYASTFVSRVSISDLGFDVFLNALKQQGDTHVLANPKITVLNGQPALISVGKDVAYIKSVTREKDGDTGDITYTAETGNVVQGIALGVMASVLDDQRVILHLTPITTDLENLDSDGDIPMTTIGEGDTAMSLGLPKVKVREMSTMVEVHNGEMLIIGGLIDSTEGQTGSFAPVVGDIPVLKYLFGYEEKTIQKRELVILLTPRII, translated from the coding sequence ATGAGAATAAATAAGTTTTTTGGAGTCATCTGTCTCGCCCTAACGGTGCCGGCTCTCGTTTCTTGTGGTGCCAAGAAAGGGGCACATTCGGATGGAGACGCCTCAAAAAAATCCGTGGTCACGCCGATTGCGGCGGCTCCTCCGGTAAAGCCTGCCCAATTGCCGGTACGGTTTCAGTCGCCCAGCTATGTTGCCGCCCTGGATACAAAGAGCGCCCCCCTTCTTGGTGAGGAGGGGGAAGACTACCAGATCAAGGTCGGTGCCACCATTCGTTCAACCGGCGGACCGTTGATGCTCGTGGAAGTCATGAAGCGTTTGGCAAGTCTCAAAGGGATGACAGTGAGTTGGGCCAGTGATGTTGACCAGACAACCCTGGTCGATGTCGACATAGCGGCCTCCGACAATTTCTTTGACGCCATTGCCAACCTCCTGCGTCAGGCCGACTATTTCCACGAGATCAACGGTAAGACGATCGTTATCCGCAACAAGGCGACCAAGGTGTATCAGATCGGTATTCCGGCGATGAAAGGCGGCTATTCCACCAACGTGGGCGGTAACTTCCTCTCCAACAAGGACGCAGCCTCAGGAGCCGAAGGTACGGTGAAAATCACCAGCCCGGAAAATAATTTCAATGTCTGGGAAAGCATTGAGACCAACTTAAAGAAAATCCTGCAGATAGCGGCCGAGGAACGCCAGGAAATACAAGCTTCAGTGGAAGCTGCAAACGCTGCCCGCACTGCCGCTACGCCTGACGTAGCCGCCAAGGGGGCAAATGCCCCAGCGCCCGCCCCAGCGGCCGCCTCTTCGAGAAAAGGCCCCCATACCTCTGCCGCCAACTATGCCAAGGACGGCGGATACTATGTCATCGATAAAAATATTGGCCTTATAACGGTTACCGCCAAGCCAAGTCTGTTAAGGACCGTGGATAATTACATCAGTAATCTGAAAAGATCCATGTACCAGCAGGTCAATATCGAGGCCAAAATTATCGAGGTCTATCTTCAGGATAACTCCAAGATCGGTTTGAATTGGGATGATCTCTTAGGTGGCGATAAATCGCTTTCTACCACCTTCTCCTTCGGTGATGCCGGTCAGGTCTATCCCCACGCCAACACGCCCGGCACCTATGCCAGCACCTTTGTCAGCCGTGTCTCCATCAGCGACCTGGGCTTTGACGTGTTCCTCAACGCCCTCAAGCAGCAGGGCGATACCCATGTTCTCGCCAACCCGAAAATTACCGTCCTCAACGGCCAACCGGCCTTGATCAGTGTCGGCAAGGATGTGGCCTACATCAAGTCGGTAACCCGGGAAAAAGACGGCGATACCGGTGATATTACCTACACGGCCGAAACAGGCAACGTTGTCCAGGGAATTGCCCTGGGAGTCATGGCCTCGGTTCTGGATGACCAGCGGGTCATCTTGCATCTCACCCCGATAACCACCGACCTGGAAAACCTCGATAGTGACGGTGATATTCCCATGACGACCATTGGCGAAGGCGATACCGCGATGTCCCTCGGCTTGCCCAAGGTCAAGGTGCGCGAGATGTCGACCATGGTTGAAGTCCACAACGGCGAGATGCTGATTATCGGCGGTCTGATCGACAGTACCGAAGGACAGACCGGGAGTTTTGCCCCCGTTGTAGGCGACATACCGGTGCTGAAATACCTCTTTGGCTATGAAGAGAAAACCATCCAGAAGCGTGAGTTGGTCATCCTGCTTACGCCGAGAATCATTTAA
- a CDS encoding DMT family transporter — translation MSRQAKAYLCTLLAVTFWSTAASAFKCALQTVAPHTLLLFASAISTLVLLLVLLVQGKVRHIPQIPPKSLLRSLVLGIINPFLYYLILFKAYALLPGQIAMALNYGWPLVLTLLSVPLMKQRLSGRQLLALLLSFFGAVMIATQGKMTHIGDVSQYGVMLAAFSTLIWALFWLFNARDGSDPAIKLFLSFCSGLLCILIFSLLAGPIPWPPMPAWIPLIYIALFEMSLSFILWLTALQHTNSTASIGNLMYLTPFLSLLCLHFFIGEQIQQATFIGLSVIIGSILYQSYGVQRTK, via the coding sequence ATGTCCCGCCAAGCAAAAGCCTATCTCTGTACCCTCCTCGCGGTTACCTTTTGGAGCACTGCGGCCTCCGCCTTTAAATGTGCTCTGCAAACGGTTGCTCCGCATACTCTGCTGCTCTTTGCCAGCGCCATTTCCACCCTGGTCTTACTCCTCGTCCTCCTGGTCCAGGGGAAGGTACGGCATATCCCGCAGATTCCCCCAAAAAGCCTGCTGCGCTCGCTTGTTCTGGGGATCATCAACCCCTTTTTGTATTACCTGATCTTGTTCAAGGCCTACGCGCTCCTCCCGGGACAAATTGCCATGGCGCTCAACTATGGCTGGCCTCTGGTGCTGACCCTCCTCTCGGTGCCCCTTATGAAACAGCGCTTGAGCGGCAGGCAACTGCTGGCGTTGCTCCTCAGTTTCTTCGGGGCGGTGATGATCGCCACCCAGGGAAAAATGACCCATATTGGTGATGTGAGCCAATATGGGGTAATGCTTGCCGCTTTCTCGACCCTTATCTGGGCCCTGTTCTGGCTGTTCAATGCCCGAGATGGTTCTGATCCGGCAATCAAGCTCTTTCTCAGCTTTTGCTCCGGGTTGCTCTGTATCCTGATCTTTTCACTCCTGGCCGGTCCGATCCCGTGGCCGCCGATGCCTGCCTGGATTCCGCTTATCTATATCGCCCTCTTCGAGATGAGCCTGAGCTTTATCCTTTGGCTGACAGCCCTGCAACACACCAACTCCACCGCCTCAATCGGCAACCTGATGTATCTCACCCCTTTTCTTTCCCTGCTCTGCCTCCATTTTTTTATTGGTGAGCAGATTCAGCAGGCAACCTTTATCGGCCTCAGCGTCATTATCGGCTCCATTCTGTACCAGTCGTACGGAGTCCAGCGGACAAAATAA
- a CDS encoding bifunctional proline dehydrogenase/L-glutamate gamma-semialdehyde dehydrogenase, with product MEHEQELIEQSITLAEKWQNRANELLTRQERRLQRQLRQLLVHPMDKVLLSQLIDQSFRSHNSRRVADQLRALLREYGAPEFLNRVERVFLALLQTVDKRLSAPLIPLLIDQMRRLSSRLIIAGETEPLHRHLQQRRSQGVRMNINHLGESVLGEQEAAHRLATYSKDLQDPDIEYISIKISTLSSQINSLAFAETVSTLKDRLSTLYRVAQEHVFVRPDGETVPKFINLDMEEFRDLAITFQAFVETLGQEEFRNCSAGIVLQAYLPESYAIQQQLTKWARERLASGGAPIKLRIVKGANMEMEKLDSILNNWPLAPFDTKEAVDANYKRMVEYGMRPEHITAVHLGIASHNLFELAYAATLAKAREVTPFFCFEMLEGMADHIRRALQEDGGDVLLYAPVACKDEFINAIAYLIRRLDENTAAENFLRHAPELSVGSSEWQMLKAGFLRSCTLQHSLSSLPHRSQDRANEHCSENLSPASSNLFINEADTDWSLPANRQWAEQIRRTWMKNQGDAPLEIPLVIDGIRTFQDRETVICKDPNQQGVIVGRYALANEEDARQALVAATADGDGWRSSSARDRQAVLSQVAVELRKSRGDLIGAAAANTGKIFTEADVEVSESIDFAEFYPHATRHYAQMANLCISGRGVVVVIAPWNFPIAIPCGGITAALAAGNTVIFKPSSDAVLTAWMLCQCFWRAGVSQRTLQFMPCSGSDVGPLLTASPQVDNVILTGGTETGLRILQESPGVFLAAETGGKNATIVTEMADRDQAIKNVLLSAFSNGGQKCSATSLLILEQSVYQDQQFRRQLIDAAQSLAVGSAWNFTNKIGPLIRPPSGELLQALTSLEPGEEWALQPRALPDNPHCWTPGIKYGVQPGSSTHLTEFFGPLLGVMPANNLNHAIELANHSGYGLTSGLESLDEREQLHWKEKIFAGNLYINRGTTGAVVLRQPFGGFGKSSLGSGIKAGSPEYVSQFLHFEEVEPPQQWPLQGQHRILILLAEWRLLPHGKIASEVAAALKPLLSAAHSYLHQMETYFGVEHDYFCLRGQDNRIRFLPVDNCIIRLHEADTCFETLARIIAATMAGCHAVLSIPQELKNPLVQFLRGHQGRQLLGDIALVDEDEQTLANRLTFSERIRYAGADRVSTTILQAAAQKGVTIQRSPVYMEGRLELLHYLRQQTVCHNYHRYGNLGKRALDGP from the coding sequence ATGGAACACGAGCAGGAATTGATCGAACAGTCCATTACTCTTGCTGAAAAATGGCAAAACCGGGCCAACGAACTGCTGACCAGGCAGGAACGAAGACTGCAAAGACAACTGCGTCAGTTACTGGTGCATCCCATGGACAAGGTCCTCCTGAGCCAGTTGATTGATCAAAGCTTTCGTTCGCACAACTCCCGCCGGGTTGCCGATCAGCTGCGGGCACTGCTGAGGGAGTATGGGGCTCCGGAATTCCTCAATCGAGTCGAACGCGTTTTTCTTGCTCTGTTGCAAACAGTGGACAAACGGTTGTCGGCCCCCCTCATCCCTTTACTAATCGATCAGATGCGTCGATTGAGCAGCAGGCTCATCATTGCCGGGGAAACAGAACCCTTGCATCGCCACCTGCAACAACGCCGTTCTCAAGGGGTTCGCATGAACATCAACCACCTGGGAGAGTCGGTGTTAGGCGAACAGGAGGCTGCTCATCGGCTGGCAACCTATAGCAAGGATCTGCAGGATCCGGATATCGAGTATATCTCGATTAAAATCTCAACGCTTTCCTCGCAGATCAACTCTCTTGCCTTTGCCGAGACAGTGTCTACCCTCAAAGATCGGCTCTCCACCCTTTATCGTGTTGCCCAAGAACACGTCTTTGTTCGCCCGGATGGGGAAACTGTCCCCAAATTCATCAATCTCGATATGGAGGAGTTCCGCGATCTCGCCATTACCTTTCAGGCCTTTGTCGAAACACTCGGCCAAGAGGAGTTCCGCAACTGTTCCGCCGGAATCGTGCTCCAGGCCTACCTTCCGGAGAGTTACGCCATCCAGCAACAACTCACCAAGTGGGCCAGGGAACGCCTGGCCAGCGGCGGTGCGCCGATCAAACTGCGAATCGTCAAAGGGGCGAACATGGAGATGGAGAAACTGGACTCCATCTTGAACAATTGGCCTCTGGCTCCCTTTGACACCAAGGAGGCGGTGGATGCCAACTACAAACGGATGGTGGAGTATGGCATGCGGCCGGAACACATCACCGCTGTCCATCTCGGCATTGCCTCGCACAACCTTTTTGAGCTCGCCTACGCCGCCACCCTGGCCAAAGCCCGGGAGGTAACCCCTTTTTTCTGCTTCGAGATGCTCGAGGGGATGGCCGATCATATCCGGCGGGCATTGCAGGAGGATGGAGGCGATGTGTTGCTGTATGCGCCGGTTGCCTGCAAGGATGAATTCATCAACGCCATCGCCTACCTGATTCGCAGGCTTGACGAAAACACGGCAGCGGAGAATTTTCTCCGCCATGCCCCGGAACTCTCGGTCGGATCCAGCGAATGGCAGATGCTCAAAGCTGGATTTCTCCGCTCCTGCACACTGCAGCACAGTCTTTCCTCCCTGCCCCATCGCAGCCAGGACAGAGCAAACGAGCACTGTTCAGAAAACCTGTCACCGGCGAGCAGCAATCTGTTTATCAACGAGGCGGACACCGACTGGTCCCTGCCGGCCAACCGCCAATGGGCGGAACAGATCCGCCGCACTTGGATGAAAAATCAAGGAGATGCCCCGCTCGAAATACCGCTGGTCATCGATGGAATACGTACCTTCCAGGACCGCGAAACCGTGATCTGCAAGGATCCCAACCAGCAGGGGGTGATAGTCGGCCGCTACGCCCTGGCCAACGAGGAAGATGCGCGCCAGGCGCTGGTCGCGGCAACGGCGGATGGTGATGGATGGCGAAGCTCATCCGCCCGTGATCGCCAGGCGGTTCTTTCCCAGGTGGCTGTGGAGCTGCGCAAAAGCCGAGGAGATCTCATCGGTGCGGCCGCCGCCAATACCGGCAAGATCTTTACCGAGGCCGATGTCGAGGTCTCCGAGTCCATTGATTTTGCAGAATTTTATCCGCATGCAACCCGGCACTATGCGCAGATGGCCAATCTGTGCATCAGCGGGCGAGGCGTGGTTGTGGTGATCGCACCCTGGAACTTCCCCATCGCCATTCCCTGCGGCGGCATCACCGCCGCTTTGGCCGCCGGCAACACCGTCATCTTCAAGCCATCATCGGATGCGGTCCTCACCGCCTGGATGCTGTGCCAATGTTTCTGGCGAGCCGGTGTTTCGCAAAGGACACTGCAATTCATGCCCTGCTCGGGAAGCGACGTCGGCCCCTTGCTGACCGCTAGTCCGCAGGTGGACAACGTCATTCTCACCGGAGGCACCGAGACCGGCCTGCGTATCCTTCAAGAATCCCCAGGGGTATTTCTCGCGGCCGAGACCGGCGGGAAAAACGCGACCATCGTCACCGAAATGGCGGATCGCGATCAGGCGATCAAAAACGTTCTCCTCTCCGCCTTCAGCAATGGCGGCCAGAAATGCAGCGCCACCTCGCTGCTCATCCTGGAACAGTCGGTGTACCAGGATCAACAGTTCAGACGGCAGCTCATCGATGCCGCCCAAAGCCTTGCGGTTGGCTCCGCCTGGAACTTTACCAACAAAATAGGCCCACTCATCCGGCCGCCATCGGGTGAACTGCTGCAGGCACTGACCAGCCTGGAACCCGGTGAAGAATGGGCCCTGCAGCCCCGCGCCCTGCCCGACAATCCCCATTGCTGGACACCGGGAATCAAATATGGCGTACAGCCCGGCTCCAGCACTCACTTGACCGAATTCTTTGGTCCCCTTCTCGGCGTCATGCCGGCCAACAACCTGAACCATGCCATCGAGTTGGCCAACCACAGCGGCTATGGACTGACCAGCGGCCTGGAAAGTCTGGATGAACGGGAACAACTCCATTGGAAAGAGAAGATTTTCGCCGGCAACCTCTACATCAATCGCGGCACCACCGGGGCGGTCGTCCTTCGGCAGCCTTTCGGCGGATTCGGCAAATCCTCGCTTGGCAGCGGCATCAAAGCGGGAAGCCCGGAGTATGTCTCCCAATTCCTCCATTTCGAAGAGGTAGAGCCACCGCAACAGTGGCCCCTGCAAGGCCAGCACCGAATCCTCATCCTGCTTGCTGAATGGCGCCTACTCCCCCATGGGAAGATTGCCTCCGAGGTGGCTGCTGCACTTAAGCCGCTTCTCTCTGCCGCTCACAGTTATTTGCATCAGATGGAGACCTATTTTGGCGTGGAGCACGATTATTTTTGCCTCCGCGGCCAGGATAACCGCATTCGCTTTCTTCCGGTGGATAACTGCATCATTCGTCTCCATGAAGCAGACACTTGCTTTGAGACCCTGGCCCGTATCATCGCGGCAACCATGGCTGGTTGTCATGCGGTTCTCTCCATACCGCAGGAATTAAAAAACCCTCTGGTGCAGTTTCTCAGAGGCCATCAAGGCCGACAACTCCTTGGCGACATTGCCTTGGTGGACGAAGATGAGCAAACCCTGGCTAATCGCCTGACATTCTCCGAGCGGATTCGCTACGCGGGCGCTGATCGGGTCTCGACAACCATTTTGCAGGCAGCCGCGCAAAAAGGAGTCACAATCCAGCGAAGTCCGGTGTATATGGAGGGGCGACTTGAACTTCTCCATTATCTTCGGCAACAGACCGTCTGCCACAATTACCATCGCTACGGCAATCTTGGCAAACGGGCACTGGATGGACCCTGA
- a CDS encoding sulfite exporter TauE/SafE family protein — protein sequence MKFFRQLNQFMVAGAKAQAQWELEMSTNILKSRKRLLVLGLLLLPVIIGGICFAEDIGNGLPNFLGGKSAYGPSHYSNMVFGASILVGLCAGLITGCIGAGGGFIIAPALMSVGVKGILAVGTDLFHIFAKAIMGSVLHRKMGNISVGLAVTFLVGAISGSTVGGYINRYLYDKNPVLSDAFITTIYVIMLGFLAFYALADWAKTARKNTAPAKEAGAKKLAEEIPPVGQALQKINIPPMLTFDEGVTPGGRRISAIFLVICGFIVGLTAAIMGVGGGFLTFPMFVYGLGVSSMTTVGTDIFQIVFTAGYASISQYAIYGFIFYTLAMGMLLGSLIGIQIGSIVTKVVHGTTIRAFYAVTVSAGFFNRACALPAKLTKMGYMKIGPDTLKILDTIGTIGFFVIIIIFATWVFYSFFSNLNVLRTEEAH from the coding sequence ATGAAATTCTTCCGTCAGCTGAACCAATTCATGGTCGCCGGGGCCAAGGCCCAGGCACAATGGGAATTGGAGATGTCTACCAATATCCTCAAAAGTCGTAAAAGACTGCTGGTACTCGGTCTGCTGTTGTTGCCGGTCATTATCGGCGGCATCTGTTTTGCCGAGGATATCGGCAATGGACTGCCCAACTTCTTGGGTGGTAAATCGGCCTATGGCCCCTCACATTACTCAAACATGGTCTTCGGCGCCTCCATCCTGGTCGGACTCTGCGCCGGTCTGATCACCGGCTGTATCGGCGCCGGTGGCGGTTTCATCATCGCTCCCGCCCTGATGAGTGTCGGCGTCAAGGGTATTCTCGCGGTCGGTACCGACCTGTTCCACATCTTTGCCAAGGCCATCATGGGCTCGGTGCTCCATCGCAAGATGGGCAACATCTCCGTAGGGTTGGCGGTTACCTTTCTCGTCGGCGCCATCTCCGGTTCCACCGTGGGCGGATATATCAACCGTTACCTCTATGACAAAAACCCGGTGCTCAGTGATGCCTTCATCACCACCATCTATGTAATCATGCTCGGTTTCCTGGCCTTTTACGCCCTGGCCGACTGGGCCAAGACCGCCCGCAAGAACACCGCCCCCGCCAAGGAGGCCGGTGCAAAGAAATTGGCCGAAGAGATCCCCCCCGTCGGTCAGGCCCTGCAGAAGATCAACATCCCGCCGATGCTCACCTTTGACGAGGGCGTTACCCCCGGTGGCCGCCGCATTTCCGCCATCTTCCTCGTGATCTGTGGTTTCATCGTCGGCCTGACCGCCGCCATCATGGGTGTGGGAGGCGGCTTCCTCACCTTCCCCATGTTCGTCTACGGTCTGGGCGTTTCCTCCATGACCACCGTTGGTACCGATATCTTCCAGATCGTGTTCACCGCAGGGTATGCCTCGATCAGCCAGTATGCGATCTACGGCTTTATCTTCTATACCCTGGCCATGGGTATGCTGCTTGGTTCACTGATCGGTATCCAGATCGGTTCCATCGTCACCAAGGTCGTGCATGGCACTACCATCCGCGCCTTTTATGCGGTCACCGTCAGTGCCGGTTTCTTCAACCGTGCCTGCGCCCTGCCCGCCAAACTGACCAAGATGGGCTACATGAAGATTGGTCCCGATACCCTCAAAATTTTGGACACCATCGGCACCATCGGCTTCTTCGTGATCATCATCATCTTCGCCACCTGGGTCTTCTACAGCTTTTTCTCAAACCTCAACGTTCTGCGTACAGAGGAGGCACACTGA
- a CDS encoding response regulator, whose protein sequence is MTRYDILLVDDEQDFREIMVKKLSKRDLSCDSAQDGATALEKIKAKAYDVVLLDVKMPGMDGIETLREIKKLAPLTEVVMLTGHASVESGINGIKFGAFDYLMKPIDTEPLMEKLDAAYERKRIQQEKIETAQIKRDMALPS, encoded by the coding sequence ATGACCCGTTATGACATTTTACTGGTGGATGACGAACAGGACTTTCGCGAGATCATGGTCAAAAAACTCAGCAAGCGTGACCTCAGCTGCGACAGTGCCCAGGACGGCGCCACTGCCCTGGAGAAGATCAAGGCCAAGGCCTACGACGTGGTTCTGTTGGATGTGAAGATGCCCGGCATGGACGGCATCGAGACCCTGCGGGAAATCAAAAAACTCGCGCCGCTCACCGAAGTGGTCATGCTCACCGGCCACGCCTCGGTGGAATCAGGGATCAATGGGATCAAATTCGGCGCCTTTGATTACCTGATGAAGCCCATAGACACGGAACCGCTGATGGAAAAGCTCGATGCCGCCTACGAGCGCAAGCGGATTCAGCAGGAAAAAATTGAGACGGCACAGATCAAGAGGGATATGGCGCTGCCGAGTTGA
- a CDS encoding ATP-binding protein, which produces MADKHQHYQNLTKLLALGFFICGIIPILIIATTSIYNSKQVAIKDLELTASQVAQHRQDVINNFLKHQVDLLTTLISLYPQAYLEDQSHLNQLFLAISGSGGMVDLQLIDTNGEQRAYVGPYREQVTGKNYRNQPWFSEVLVRGAHVSDIFSGYRKLPHFVVALTDPLKRYVLRTTINSSVFNSLLHSAQIGEHGDVFIVNKSGELQTPSLQGNLTVLSEQEMRLVRHHSPPELVHEGDTLYATTWLNNGTWMLMLKVRIPDMLGPYYQHLNRTLIIIVITATLFFIIAVFLSRFIVAHVAKADREAAAMDQQMAHIEKMANIGRLAAGVAHEINNPLQMILAQAGWIEELLTEEDPATLKNLEEYQQTIKKIKHHVQRAATITHRLLGFARKISAEQEQVQINDIVHETLSFLEKEAKHNNIKIDLQLDPQLPPTMTEGHRLQQILLNLIDNALDAVGHDGTVEIITSCTPQQISVQVADNGPGIPPEVMKKIWDPFFTTKEQGKGTGLGLSISQNIIRTLGGTIEAENRQGGGTVFTVTLPIRSVKQEG; this is translated from the coding sequence ATGGCCGATAAACATCAACACTATCAGAACCTCACCAAACTGCTGGCCCTGGGATTCTTTATCTGCGGCATCATTCCCATCCTCATTATCGCCACCACCTCGATCTACAACTCCAAGCAGGTCGCGATCAAGGACCTGGAGCTGACCGCCAGCCAGGTGGCGCAGCATCGCCAGGATGTGATCAACAATTTCCTCAAACACCAGGTCGATCTCCTCACCACCCTGATCAGTCTTTATCCCCAGGCATACCTCGAGGATCAAAGCCACCTCAATCAGTTGTTCCTGGCCATCAGCGGTTCCGGAGGCATGGTCGATCTGCAGCTGATCGATACCAACGGTGAACAAAGGGCCTATGTCGGTCCCTATCGGGAACAGGTCACCGGCAAAAATTACAGGAATCAACCCTGGTTTTCGGAAGTGTTGGTGCGTGGCGCACACGTCAGCGACATCTTCAGCGGCTACCGCAAGCTCCCCCACTTCGTGGTGGCCCTGACCGATCCACTCAAACGCTATGTGCTACGCACCACCATTAATTCCAGCGTGTTCAACTCGCTTCTGCACAGTGCCCAGATCGGCGAACACGGCGACGTTTTCATCGTCAACAAATCGGGCGAACTGCAAACCCCGAGCCTCCAGGGCAACCTGACCGTCCTGTCGGAGCAGGAGATGCGGCTGGTCCGCCATCACTCCCCCCCGGAACTGGTCCATGAGGGGGACACCCTCTACGCCACCACCTGGCTCAACAACGGGACCTGGATGCTGATGCTCAAGGTGCGTATCCCGGACATGCTCGGCCCCTATTACCAGCATCTCAACCGGACCCTGATAATCATCGTCATCACCGCCACCCTGTTCTTCATCATCGCCGTCTTTCTCAGCCGCTTCATCGTCGCCCATGTGGCCAAGGCCGACCGTGAGGCTGCCGCCATGGACCAGCAGATGGCCCATATCGAAAAGATGGCTAACATCGGCCGGCTGGCAGCTGGAGTGGCTCACGAAATCAACAATCCCCTGCAGATGATCCTCGCCCAGGCGGGCTGGATCGAAGAACTGCTGACCGAGGAAGACCCGGCCACGCTCAAGAATCTGGAGGAGTACCAGCAGACGATCAAGAAGATCAAACACCACGTGCAGCGTGCCGCCACCATCACCCACCGCTTGCTCGGCTTCGCGCGCAAGATCAGCGCCGAACAGGAACAGGTTCAGATCAACGACATCGTCCATGAAACGCTCTCTTTCCTTGAAAAGGAAGCCAAGCACAACAACATCAAAATCGATCTCCAACTCGATCCGCAGCTCCCCCCCACCATGACCGAGGGCCACCGCCTGCAGCAGATCCTGTTGAACCTGATCGACAACGCTCTCGATGCCGTCGGCCACGACGGCACGGTGGAGATTATCACCTCCTGCACCCCTCAGCAGATCTCCGTTCAAGTCGCGGACAACGGGCCCGGGATCCCCCCGGAGGTGATGAAGAAAATCTGGGATCCCTTTTTCACCACCAAGGAACAAGGCAAGGGGACCGGCCTGGGCCTGTCCATCAGCCAAAACATAATTCGCACACTGGGAGGGACTATTGAAGCAGAGAATCGACAAGGGGGAGGAACCGTTTTTACCGTTACCCTGCCCATTCGCTCAGTCAAACAGGAAGGATAA
- the bamE gene encoding outer membrane protein assembly factor BamE encodes MQHFIFLKKSLLPFLFGLLLTGCISAGKDFNTHMVPQIQLHQTTRAQIEQMFGRPWRTGVEDGRPTWSYGTYKTGLGDTLSRDLVIRFDVDGTVASYTFNSNYPEDQQL; translated from the coding sequence ATGCAACACTTTATTTTTCTGAAAAAATCTCTCCTTCCTTTTCTTTTCGGTCTGCTGTTGACCGGCTGTATTTCTGCCGGCAAGGATTTCAATACCCACATGGTGCCGCAGATCCAACTGCACCAGACCACCCGTGCCCAGATCGAACAGATGTTCGGACGACCCTGGCGTACCGGAGTGGAGGATGGTCGCCCGACCTGGAGCTATGGCACCTATAAAACCGGCCTCGGCGACACCCTGAGCCGAGATCTGGTGATTCGCTTCGACGTTGACGGGACGGTCGCTTCCTACACGTTCAACTCGAATTATCCTGAGGATCAACAGCTGTAA
- a CDS encoding response regulator, with translation MTNERAFKLDAALKIHLLLVDDEPEFKEIILKRMTRMGVQLSLADCCASALETLETEPIDVIIMDVSMPGLDGIQCLKKVKERWPLVEVIILTGHASVKSGIEGMQSGAFDYCLKPIDVLELLEKVELAAQKALINKESL, from the coding sequence ATGACAAATGAGCGTGCCTTCAAACTCGATGCGGCCCTGAAGATTCACTTGCTGTTGGTCGACGATGAACCGGAATTCAAGGAGATCATTCTCAAACGGATGACCCGCATGGGGGTACAGCTCAGTTTGGCCGACTGCTGCGCGAGCGCTTTGGAAACCCTGGAGACGGAGCCGATCGACGTGATCATCATGGATGTGAGCATGCCAGGCCTGGACGGTATCCAATGCCTGAAAAAGGTCAAGGAGCGCTGGCCCCTGGTGGAGGTGATCATTCTCACCGGTCATGCCTCGGTCAAATCCGGGATCGAGGGCATGCAGAGCGGCGCCTTTGACTACTGTCTCAAGCCGATCGATGTGCTTGAGTTGCTCGAGAAAGTCGAACTCGCGGCACAAAAGGCGCTGATTAACAAAGAAAGTCTCTAA